One Nitrospinota bacterium genomic region harbors:
- the mtgA gene encoding monofunctional biosynthetic peptidoglycan transglycosylase: protein MISRIFTLVQAVVFIAVMAIAGSVAWFFAWPDIAALKKENPAKTSFMKYREEEWQSAGRKVKIDWRWVPASRISPYLRTAVIIAEDDKFWNHAGFDFEAMKKAAEKDIKAKKFKAGGSTISQQLVKNLYLSPSKNPTRKLKEAILTYRMENTLSKKRILEIYLNVIEWGDGVFGAEAAARRYFGKSAADLDAGEAARLAVVLPNPRKLNPLRQDGYVKKRADTIYEIMVKRGYVAEEE from the coding sequence ATGATTTCACGGATATTCACTCTGGTCCAGGCGGTTGTGTTTATCGCCGTGATGGCCATCGCCGGGTCGGTGGCGTGGTTTTTCGCCTGGCCGGACATCGCCGCGCTCAAAAAGGAGAATCCGGCGAAAACTTCGTTCATGAAGTATCGCGAGGAGGAATGGCAGAGCGCCGGACGCAAGGTCAAGATTGACTGGCGGTGGGTCCCCGCCTCCCGGATATCCCCCTACCTGCGCACCGCGGTGATTATCGCCGAGGACGACAAGTTCTGGAACCACGCCGGATTCGATTTCGAGGCGATGAAGAAAGCGGCGGAGAAGGACATCAAGGCGAAAAAGTTCAAGGCCGGCGGAAGCACCATCAGCCAGCAGCTCGTCAAGAACCTGTATCTTTCACCGTCGAAAAATCCGACGAGGAAACTCAAGGAGGCGATCCTCACATACCGGATGGAGAACACCCTTTCCAAGAAAAGGATACTGGAGATTTACCTTAACGTGATCGAATGGGGGGACGGGGTGTTCGGCGCCGAGGCGGCGGCAAGGCGCTATTTCGGCAAGTCCGCCGCGGACCTGGACGCCGGGGAGGCGGCGCGGTTGGCGGTGGTGCTTCCCAATCCACGCAAGTTGAATCCGTTGCGGCAGGACGGTTATGTTAAAAAAAGGGCGGACACCATCTACGAGATCATGGTCAAACGCGGCTATGTGGCCGAAGAGGAATAA
- a CDS encoding undecaprenyl-phosphate glucose phosphotransferase: MLRKHNQLFLSLMVGLDLLVVLAAWIAAYYIRFYTSLLPVPLGIPPLWQYLQFTPIIGLVWLFSLQIGGLYTPMRSDSRFNEYFRVFRTATGSTVIMMAATFFYREYSYSRAVMALFWGLSLVGLVVAHSAVREFLRRMRAKGYNLRYVLIVGAGDLGRALADTFARHPESGLCLVGMLSDDPADIGKRIAGFEVIGAIDDVKEIIQQRTIDQIFVALPRHADERLEKTLNLLGDEMVDVKLAPDILQFMRLNAGVEDFDGIPIVSLSESPMYGWNVVLKRVFDIVVATMSIILWSPVMAAIAVMIKLESRGPVLYRQERMSLGGGKFVIYKFRSMKQDAESGTGAVWAAKDDGRRTRVGEFIRRTSLDELPQLFNVVKGDMSLVGPRPERPVFVEDFRKSVPMYMLRHKMKAGITGWAQVNGLRGNTSLEKRIEYDLYYIENWSLMFDIKIILLTLWKGFVNRHAY; encoded by the coding sequence ATGTTAAGGAAGCACAACCAACTGTTTTTAAGCCTCATGGTGGGGCTGGACCTTCTGGTGGTGCTCGCCGCGTGGATCGCCGCGTATTACATCCGGTTTTACACAAGCCTGCTCCCCGTCCCGTTGGGGATTCCGCCCCTTTGGCAATACCTTCAATTCACCCCGATAATCGGGCTGGTCTGGCTTTTTTCGCTCCAGATCGGCGGGCTGTACACCCCCATGAGGTCGGACTCGCGGTTCAACGAGTATTTCCGCGTGTTCCGCACCGCCACTGGGTCCACCGTGATAATGATGGCGGCCACATTCTTTTACCGGGAATATTCCTATTCGCGGGCGGTGATGGCCCTGTTCTGGGGATTGAGCCTTGTGGGCCTTGTAGTGGCCCATTCCGCCGTGCGGGAGTTCCTGCGGCGCATGAGGGCCAAAGGATACAACCTGCGCTATGTGTTGATAGTGGGGGCGGGGGACCTGGGCAGGGCGCTTGCCGATACGTTTGCGCGGCATCCGGAGTCTGGCCTGTGCCTTGTCGGAATGCTTTCGGACGACCCGGCGGACATCGGAAAACGGATAGCCGGATTCGAGGTCATCGGCGCCATAGACGACGTAAAGGAAATCATCCAGCAGCGCACCATAGACCAGATTTTCGTGGCGCTCCCCCGCCACGCCGATGAACGGCTGGAAAAAACTCTCAACCTTCTGGGGGACGAGATGGTGGACGTGAAGCTTGCGCCGGACATCCTCCAGTTCATGCGCCTTAACGCCGGGGTGGAGGATTTTGACGGCATCCCGATAGTCTCCCTTTCCGAAAGCCCCATGTACGGCTGGAACGTGGTGCTAAAGCGGGTGTTCGACATAGTGGTCGCCACTATGTCCATCATATTGTGGTCGCCGGTGATGGCGGCGATAGCGGTGATGATCAAGCTGGAGTCGCGCGGCCCCGTGCTGTACCGGCAGGAGCGGATGAGCCTTGGCGGCGGGAAGTTCGTGATATACAAGTTCCGCTCGATGAAGCAGGACGCGGAGAGCGGCACAGGCGCCGTGTGGGCAGCCAAGGACGACGGCCGGCGCACCAGGGTGGGCGAGTTTATCAGGAGGACGAGCCTGGACGAGCTGCCTCAACTGTTCAATGTGGTCAAAGGCGACATGAGCCTTGTCGGCCCCAGGCCGGAGCGGCCGGTGTTCGTGGAGGATTTCCGCAAGAGCGTGCCGATGTACATGCTGCGGCACAAGATGAAGGCCGGAATAACCGGCTGGGCCCAGGTGAACGGGCTGCGGGGGAACACGTCGCTGGAGAAGAGGATCGAGTATGACCTTTATTACATCGAGAACTGGTCGTTGATGTTCGACATCAAGATCATATTGCTCACTCTCTGGAAGGGATTTGTGAACCGCCACGCATACTGA
- a CDS encoding YgiT-type zinc finger protein has translation MFKCHVCGGESAGREFVSEVFNIGERRALVEHIPAIVCARCGEATFSRETTERIRKLVHGRKRPSKTVPLDVFDLPARRSA, from the coding sequence ATGTTCAAATGCCATGTTTGCGGAGGGGAATCGGCCGGACGGGAGTTCGTGAGCGAAGTTTTTAATATCGGTGAACGCCGCGCCCTTGTTGAGCATATCCCTGCGATTGTCTGCGCACGTTGTGGCGAGGCCACTTTTTCACGGGAGACCACAGAGCGCATCCGCAAGCTTGTCCATGGACGCAAGCGTCCCTCAAAGACAGTCCCTTTGGATGTTTTTGATTTGCCCGCTCGCCGCTCCGCATAA
- the trxA gene encoding thioredoxin — MSENVAHFTDGDFDEKVVKSDKLTVVDFWAEWCAPCRMIAPAIEDLAKEYSGKVNVGKLNVDENGQTATRYGIRSIPTLLFFKGGQIVKQVVGVKSKGELSELIKSNM; from the coding sequence ATGTCTGAGAACGTCGCGCATTTCACGGACGGCGATTTTGACGAGAAGGTTGTTAAATCCGACAAGCTGACGGTGGTGGACTTCTGGGCGGAATGGTGCGCCCCGTGCCGCATGATAGCCCCCGCCATCGAGGACCTGGCGAAGGAATATTCCGGCAAGGTGAACGTCGGCAAGCTCAACGTGGACGAAAACGGGCAGACCGCCACGCGCTACGGCATACGCTCCATCCCCACGCTTCTGTTTTTCAAGGGGGGACAGATCGTAAAGCAGGTCGTCGGGGTGAAGTCCAAGGGCGAACTTTCGGAGCTCATAAAGTCGAACATGTGA
- a CDS encoding PAS domain S-box protein: MAASNAVSTGRMKRELEELRWRVTEMVRIAEERTNAESALSDSEAKYRDLVHSISEYLYSVQFTNGKQTAVYHSPQCEIITGYRPEDYYRDLDLWIKMVHPDDREKVTAFLRDAMAEKTAKSIEHRIIHKDGSVRWVSNHCTVTTDQSGASVRQNGFLLDITGLKETQRERDRLFAAIEQAADVVIITNTDGVIQYANPAFERVSGFTREEAVGKNPRLLKSGAHDDAFYKELWDTIASGKTWDGTFVNRRKDGSVYSESATISPIKDETGKVTNFVAVKRDVTRESAFVKARDYFTAVTSHELRSPLIKIDLLRMLVSRIESQVTDKETLSRINEVINNIYQCVDGVVSATTLISELNVPRGGDSFSKVLVYFMVQSSVESLKSSVEKEKRKLDIKMDLSRLPKDCSALGDLRLLTRAVNEALSNAAKYTPDGKSVNVTAWVDDAKAVVEVKDEGIGIAAEMQEKIFEPYFSLENPAYYTSSKHKFMGGGMGLGLTVARMIMEIHGGRLAIESMGEGKGTSVTLCMNLA, encoded by the coding sequence TTGGCTGCCAGTAACGCCGTGTCCACCGGCCGGATGAAAAGAGAGCTTGAAGAGCTCAGGTGGCGCGTCACCGAGATGGTAAGAATCGCCGAAGAGCGCACCAACGCGGAATCGGCCCTTTCCGACAGCGAGGCGAAATATCGCGACCTGGTCCATTCCATATCCGAATACCTGTACAGCGTACAGTTCACCAACGGCAAGCAGACCGCCGTTTACCACAGCCCCCAGTGCGAGATAATCACCGGCTATAGGCCGGAGGACTATTACCGCGACCTGGACCTCTGGATAAAGATGGTGCATCCGGACGACCGGGAGAAAGTCACCGCCTTCCTCCGGGACGCCATGGCCGAAAAGACCGCAAAAAGCATCGAGCACAGGATCATCCACAAGGACGGCTCCGTGCGATGGGTCTCCAACCATTGCACCGTGACGACAGATCAGTCGGGCGCATCCGTAAGGCAGAACGGATTTCTGCTGGACATAACCGGGCTGAAGGAAACACAGAGGGAACGGGACCGGCTGTTCGCGGCGATAGAACAGGCCGCCGACGTGGTGATCATCACCAACACCGACGGAGTGATCCAGTACGCCAATCCGGCATTCGAAAGGGTGAGCGGTTTTACGCGGGAAGAAGCCGTGGGAAAGAATCCCCGCCTTCTGAAAAGCGGCGCCCACGACGACGCCTTTTACAAGGAACTTTGGGACACCATCGCAAGCGGCAAGACTTGGGATGGAACGTTTGTTAACAGAAGAAAAGACGGCTCCGTTTACTCCGAGTCGGCCACCATATCCCCGATAAAGGACGAGACGGGCAAGGTGACAAACTTCGTGGCGGTCAAAAGGGACGTCACCCGCGAATCGGCCTTCGTGAAGGCGAGGGACTATTTCACCGCCGTCACCTCCCACGAGCTTCGCAGTCCGCTGATAAAGATCGACCTTCTGAGAATGCTCGTTTCCAGGATAGAGAGCCAGGTGACAGACAAGGAGACACTCTCCCGGATCAACGAAGTGATAAACAACATCTACCAGTGCGTGGACGGCGTGGTTTCGGCGACGACCCTTATATCCGAGCTTAACGTGCCCCGGGGGGGCGATTCATTCAGCAAGGTGCTTGTGTATTTTATGGTCCAGTCCAGCGTTGAATCGTTGAAATCCTCCGTGGAAAAGGAAAAACGCAAGCTGGACATCAAGATGGACTTAAGCCGGCTGCCCAAGGACTGCTCCGCCCTTGGCGACCTTCGGCTGCTCACCCGCGCTGTGAACGAGGCGCTTTCCAACGCGGCCAAGTACACGCCGGACGGCAAGAGCGTGAACGTGACGGCCTGGGTGGACGACGCCAAGGCTGTGGTGGAGGTGAAGGACGAAGGCATCGGCATCGCCGCCGAGATGCAGGAGAAGATATTCGAGCCGTATTTCTCGCTGGAGAATCCCGCCTATTACACATCCAGCAAGCACAAGTTCATGGGAGGCGGCATGGGGCTGGGGCTCACCGTGGCGCGGATGATCATGGAGATACACGGCGGCAGGCTTGCCATTGAAAGCATGGGAGAAGGCAAAGGGACGTCTGTGACGCTCTGCATGAACCTGGCGTGA
- a CDS encoding DUF4258 domain-containing protein yields the protein MTGLQPGNLKDILQIRAQIQAGQFEFSRHAFHRVVERNISETEIRSLGANAQVIEEYPEDKYSPSALLLGFTPNGRPLHFQVSLTDMELVKIITIYEPDLGKWADYKKRI from the coding sequence GTGACGGGTCTTCAGCCCGGCAACCTCAAGGACATCCTGCAAATCCGCGCGCAAATACAAGCCGGACAGTTCGAGTTCAGCCGGCACGCGTTCCACCGTGTGGTCGAACGCAATATAAGCGAAACTGAAATCAGAAGCCTAGGCGCAAATGCCCAAGTGATAGAAGAATATCCGGAGGACAAATACTCCCCCAGCGCTTTATTGCTTGGATTCACACCGAATGGACGGCCTTTGCATTTTCAGGTATCATTGACAGATATGGAGTTGGTGAAAATCATAACGATCTACGAGCCGGACTTGGGCAAGTGGGCTGACTATAAAAAACGGATATAA
- a CDS encoding prepilin-type N-terminal cleavage/methylation domain-containing protein → MTSTRVNSRKEGFTLVELLVVVAILGILAAIAVTMLGGNKDKANCAAVKSDLANLARHQEAYFVDERVYVAISQNADRSSNIPGFTWSQGVILVSSTGTNSGWTATARHPVCTTSPFTYDSAAGGLR, encoded by the coding sequence ATGACATCCACACGGGTAAATTCAAGGAAAGAGGGCTTCACCCTGGTGGAACTGCTTGTCGTGGTGGCCATATTGGGTATCCTGGCGGCCATCGCCGTCACCATGCTCGGCGGCAACAAGGACAAGGCGAACTGCGCCGCCGTCAAGTCCGACCTGGCCAACCTGGCTCGCCACCAGGAGGCCTATTTCGTTGATGAACGGGTGTATGTGGCGATTAGCCAAAACGCTGACAGAAGCAGCAACATCCCCGGATTCACCTGGAGCCAGGGGGTGATCCTTGTCTCTTCCACCGGAACAAACTCCGGCTGGACCGCCACTGCAAGACATCCGGTATGCACCACGTCGCCATTCACATACGACAGCGCTGCGGGGGGATTGCGATAA
- a CDS encoding ferredoxin family protein, whose translation MIKSMYSVNTLRYDAELCVNCGVCIIVCPHDVFAEGEDVVSLARPEDCMECGACQKNCPVEAIAVDSGVGCAAALIGAAVKGGEPACGCGEDSSSSSCC comes from the coding sequence ATGATAAAGAGCATGTATTCGGTGAACACCCTGCGCTACGACGCAGAGCTTTGCGTGAACTGCGGCGTGTGCATAATTGTTTGCCCGCACGATGTGTTCGCGGAAGGGGAGGATGTTGTGTCGCTTGCCCGTCCGGAGGATTGCATGGAGTGCGGCGCGTGCCAGAAAAACTGCCCCGTGGAGGCTATAGCCGTGGACAGCGGCGTCGGGTGCGCCGCGGCCCTCATCGGCGCGGCGGTGAAAGGCGGGGAACCGGCATGCGGCTGTGGAGAGGACTCTTCATCGTCGTCCTGCTGTTGA
- a CDS encoding PAS domain S-box protein, with translation MEKPNFFESVLSSFSDAVIIIGPGGAVEWLNAAAEQLTGLPISQAKGMAFNAVLAEGDAAHDAAAGVMRDGVSRTDHGAMLKNRKGSLFPVDVSAFPFGDESNRFTAVIVRDLTGLRALERLVAAQDKVVELSTLAAGIAHEIKNPLGGIRGAAQLIGSEAASEMKECADLIIREADRINRLVLSLINLNQPEDFPKNPVNIYPALDDALKILGPAISAKGIKVLRVYDPSLPLVAGDEDRLRQIFLNVAKNAVEACEAGGTVTITTSLAWSVPRLAPQGAGRRFIRVEVADDGAGLDEEAISMLFTPFFSKKHGGSGLGLSMTLHLVRAHGGSLDIQNRQEGKGAAASVYLPYIMP, from the coding sequence TTGGAAAAGCCTAATTTCTTCGAAAGCGTCCTCTCCTCCTTCTCCGACGCGGTGATCATCATCGGCCCCGGAGGCGCGGTGGAATGGCTAAACGCGGCGGCGGAGCAACTGACAGGCCTGCCGATAAGCCAGGCCAAGGGAATGGCGTTCAACGCCGTGCTGGCGGAGGGGGACGCGGCCCATGATGCGGCCGCAGGGGTGATGCGGGACGGAGTTTCACGTACAGACCACGGGGCCATGCTCAAAAACAGGAAAGGGAGTTTGTTCCCAGTGGACGTGTCGGCCTTTCCTTTCGGCGACGAGTCAAACAGGTTCACCGCCGTCATAGTGCGCGACCTGACGGGCCTGCGGGCGCTCGAACGGCTCGTCGCCGCGCAGGACAAGGTTGTGGAGCTTTCCACGCTGGCCGCCGGAATCGCCCATGAGATAAAGAATCCGCTCGGCGGAATCCGTGGCGCGGCCCAGCTTATCGGTTCGGAGGCGGCTTCGGAAATGAAGGAATGCGCCGACCTTATCATCCGTGAGGCGGACAGGATCAACCGGCTTGTATTAAGTTTGATAAACCTTAACCAGCCGGAGGATTTTCCGAAAAATCCGGTCAATATCTATCCCGCGCTCGACGACGCGCTGAAAATATTGGGGCCCGCCATCTCCGCCAAGGGGATAAAGGTGCTGCGGGTGTACGACCCCAGCCTTCCGTTGGTGGCCGGGGACGAGGACAGGCTCCGCCAGATATTCCTGAACGTGGCCAAGAACGCCGTGGAGGCGTGCGAGGCGGGGGGGACGGTGACGATCACCACGTCGCTGGCATGGAGCGTTCCCCGGCTTGCCCCTCAGGGGGCCGGGAGAAGGTTCATCAGGGTGGAGGTGGCCGATGACGGGGCCGGGCTCGACGAAGAGGCCATATCGATGCTGTTCACGCCGTTTTTCTCGAAAAAGCACGGAGGTTCCGGATTGGGCCTTTCCATGACGCTCCACCTGGTGCGCGCCCACGGCGGATCGCTGGATATCCAGAACAGGCAGGAAGGGAAGGGCGCCGCCGCGTCGGTCTATCTGCCGTATATCATGCCGTAG
- a CDS encoding pyruvate synthase translates to MSSTTEAKDVKAGKPAQVVDFLSGNEMSSLAASHVNFHVMGYYPITPSTEVAEYLDEMGANGKHNVHLVPGDGEHGAAGICYGATTAGGRVFNATSANGLLYSLEQLPVQSGTRYPMVLNLVCRSVSGPLDIRGDHSDLIAVMDMGWIVLLAKDPQAVYDMVIAAVKVGEDQDVRLPVIVADDGFFTSHQKRRVYYFEDRKPVQDFIGPFKPQNVSVDPANPVTIGPYMNDPDQINNKKQLSLAMAAAEKVIPKVFEEYEKISGRKYRQVETYRMEDAEVAVMVLNSAADTAMEVVDRLRKEGKKAGAVYLTVIRPFPAEEIRKTFKNVKAIVVGDRADSYGAHGGRLAHEVKSALKDDQDNKTMVISRIYGLGGKDFFAEDAVEMFRLASEAVSKGRVAIPYDYIGAEPGDPNWKPVPGVATLTKEQQSPGIVSVYRDEKTGMMEVKGVKQRDLTAMPQRIVPGHGACPGCGIFPNIGTFLKGIEGFVVMLWHTGCGMVVTTGYPNSSFAVTYIHNLFQNGAATLSGVVEMYKERQRRGEIAKDQDITFIMVTGDGGLDIGLGPALGTAFRNHNLIILEYDNQGYMNTGHQLSFTTPIGHATSTSNIGTVGRGKKFGHKDSAQLFAACHVPYVFTATESMYKDLIRKAAKAQYFAKNEGMVFGKIFSVCPLNWRHADNIGQEVSQAAVDCNFFPLYEVEHGITTLNYDPESKGKKVPVTEWLKLMGKTKHMLTPTYKDILDGFQKEVDRRFARIKAMSEHPAL, encoded by the coding sequence ATGAGTTCGACTACCGAGGCGAAAGACGTGAAGGCCGGGAAGCCTGCGCAGGTGGTGGATTTCCTTTCGGGCAACGAGATGAGCTCGCTGGCCGCTTCCCACGTGAATTTCCACGTGATGGGCTACTATCCGATCACCCCTTCCACCGAGGTGGCGGAGTATCTGGACGAGATGGGCGCCAACGGCAAGCACAACGTGCATCTTGTTCCGGGGGACGGGGAGCACGGCGCGGCGGGCATCTGCTACGGCGCCACCACGGCCGGCGGCAGGGTGTTCAACGCCACGTCCGCAAACGGCCTGCTTTATTCTCTTGAACAGCTTCCGGTGCAGTCCGGCACGCGCTATCCGATGGTGCTAAACCTGGTCTGCCGGTCGGTGTCCGGCCCTCTGGACATCCGGGGGGATCATTCGGATCTTATCGCGGTGATGGACATGGGGTGGATCGTCCTGTTGGCCAAGGATCCGCAGGCTGTTTATGACATGGTGATCGCGGCGGTGAAAGTGGGGGAGGACCAGGACGTGCGTTTGCCGGTGATCGTGGCGGACGACGGATTCTTCACCTCCCACCAGAAGCGGCGCGTCTATTACTTTGAGGACAGGAAGCCTGTCCAGGATTTCATAGGGCCGTTCAAGCCCCAGAACGTTTCGGTGGACCCGGCCAATCCGGTCACCATCGGGCCGTACATGAACGATCCGGACCAGATAAACAACAAAAAGCAGCTCTCGCTGGCCATGGCCGCCGCCGAGAAGGTTATCCCGAAAGTCTTCGAGGAGTACGAGAAGATCAGCGGCCGCAAATACCGCCAAGTGGAGACCTACCGGATGGAGGACGCGGAAGTTGCGGTGATGGTGCTAAACTCCGCGGCGGACACCGCCATGGAAGTGGTGGACAGGCTTCGCAAGGAAGGCAAGAAGGCCGGCGCGGTGTATCTGACGGTGATCCGCCCGTTCCCGGCCGAGGAGATACGCAAGACCTTCAAGAACGTGAAGGCGATAGTTGTCGGCGACAGGGCGGATTCTTATGGAGCCCACGGCGGCAGGCTGGCCCACGAGGTGAAGTCCGCGCTCAAGGACGACCAGGACAACAAAACCATGGTCATTTCCCGCATATACGGGCTTGGCGGAAAAGACTTTTTCGCCGAGGACGCGGTGGAGATGTTCCGGCTGGCCTCCGAGGCTGTGTCCAAGGGGAGGGTGGCCATACCTTACGATTATATCGGCGCGGAGCCGGGCGACCCGAACTGGAAGCCTGTACCCGGCGTGGCCACGTTGACCAAGGAACAGCAGTCCCCCGGCATCGTCTCCGTTTACAGGGACGAGAAGACCGGGATGATGGAAGTCAAAGGGGTCAAGCAGCGGGACCTTACCGCCATGCCCCAGCGGATCGTGCCGGGGCACGGCGCATGTCCGGGATGCGGCATTTTCCCGAACATAGGGACTTTCCTCAAGGGGATCGAAGGGTTCGTGGTGATGCTGTGGCACACCGGATGCGGCATGGTGGTGACCACCGGGTATCCGAACAGCTCCTTCGCCGTGACGTACATACACAACCTTTTCCAGAACGGCGCGGCGACCCTTTCCGGCGTTGTGGAGATGTACAAGGAACGGCAGCGCAGAGGGGAGATCGCCAAGGACCAGGACATCACCTTCATAATGGTCACCGGCGACGGCGGGCTGGACATCGGCCTTGGGCCCGCCTTGGGCACGGCGTTCCGCAACCATAACCTGATAATCCTGGAGTACGATAACCAGGGGTATATGAACACGGGGCACCAGCTTTCGTTCACCACCCCCATAGGCCACGCCACCTCCACCTCCAACATAGGGACGGTGGGACGGGGCAAGAAATTCGGGCACAAGGACTCGGCGCAATTGTTCGCCGCGTGCCATGTGCCGTATGTGTTCACGGCCACCGAGTCTATGTACAAGGACCTGATCCGCAAGGCTGCCAAGGCGCAGTATTTCGCGAAGAACGAGGGGATGGTGTTCGGGAAGATATTCTCCGTATGCCCGCTCAACTGGCGCCACGCGGACAACATCGGCCAGGAGGTGAGCCAGGCCGCGGTGGACTGCAACTTCTTCCCGCTGTACGAAGTGGAGCATGGGATCACCACGCTCAACTACGATCCGGAAAGCAAGGGGAAGAAGGTCCCGGTCACCGAGTGGCTCAAGCTCATGGGCAAGACCAAGCACATGCTCACCCCGACGTACAAGGACATCCTCGACGGCTTCCAGAAAGAGGTGGACCGCCGCTTCGCCCGCATCAAGGCGATGAGCGAACATCCGGCGCTGTGA
- a CDS encoding 2-oxoacid:acceptor oxidoreductase family protein produces MSSKLPVVNDLGFFEVRMESVGGFGANLAGKILGEAGVLGMGFNGSNFSSYGSEKKGSPVKAFVRFCDPSVDVRINSPVTEPHILAIFLETMLDTPGIISGAGENTTVIVNTSMSPDEARDKMRLACGTVVTIDAMRIAVEEKTRVNTAILGAITAVSGFIDPEAVKDYIKKNLGKKYANLIPPNIKTFDRGAAEFQKKTFKDDGKYPLQPFRRDGAKIGYMNQPMGGVIHTAGNSVHKDLTVSRAGWIPVLSHGKCTSCGECDITCPDYCFVWGVAKDKKGKEAQTLLKIDYKHCKGCLRCVDICKFDALSSKVEYEVDHKVIEAGFTD; encoded by the coding sequence ATGTCGTCCAAGCTGCCAGTTGTGAACGATCTCGGCTTTTTCGAGGTGAGGATGGAGTCGGTGGGCGGATTCGGCGCCAACCTGGCCGGCAAGATCCTCGGCGAGGCCGGTGTTTTGGGGATGGGCTTTAACGGATCGAATTTCTCCAGCTACGGTTCGGAGAAGAAGGGGAGCCCGGTCAAGGCGTTCGTCCGCTTTTGCGATCCGTCTGTGGATGTGAGGATAAACAGCCCGGTGACCGAGCCGCACATCCTCGCCATATTCCTGGAGACCATGCTGGACACCCCGGGAATCATATCCGGCGCGGGGGAGAACACCACGGTGATAGTGAACACTTCCATGAGCCCGGACGAGGCGCGGGACAAGATGCGCCTTGCGTGCGGCACGGTGGTGACGATAGACGCCATGCGTATCGCCGTGGAGGAGAAGACCCGGGTGAACACCGCCATACTGGGGGCGATAACGGCCGTTTCCGGCTTTATTGATCCGGAGGCGGTGAAAGATTACATAAAGAAGAATCTGGGCAAAAAATACGCGAACCTCATCCCGCCGAACATCAAGACGTTCGACAGGGGGGCCGCCGAGTTCCAGAAAAAGACCTTCAAGGACGACGGGAAATATCCCCTGCAGCCTTTCAGGCGGGACGGAGCTAAGATCGGATATATGAACCAGCCGATGGGAGGCGTCATCCACACCGCCGGAAATTCGGTCCACAAGGACCTGACCGTGTCGCGCGCGGGGTGGATCCCGGTGCTGTCGCACGGCAAATGCACATCCTGCGGCGAGTGTGACATCACATGTCCGGACTACTGCTTTGTTTGGGGCGTGGCCAAGGACAAGAAGGGCAAAGAGGCGCAGACCCTGCTGAAGATAGATTACAAGCATTGCAAGGGGTGCCTGCGCTGCGTGGACATATGCAAGTTCGACGCGCTCTCCTCCAAGGTGGAGTATGAGGTGGATCACAAGGTGATCGAGGCTGGTTTCACGGATTAA